The following are encoded in a window of Lactobacillus panisapium genomic DNA:
- a CDS encoding TetR/AcrR family transcriptional regulator produces the protein MAGDVEQRILAAFSHLLIQNGYQGTTTKKIAQAAQVNESTLFRHFKDKYSILQQLVAEYRQDIQTVGDNYQLVGDIEKDIMNFSVIYQGFIEQHLALFLTGIRESQKLPELKKVIKRLLDLIRNILEEKFAQMQNNGEIAQDIDLKVEIDNLILLNLGQAIMQHSFPDSLFQIQPQEFVQNNIRTYADHLKPKN, from the coding sequence ATGGCTGGTGATGTTGAACAAAGGATTTTGGCAGCTTTTTCACATTTATTAATTCAAAATGGATATCAAGGAACAACTACCAAAAAAATTGCTCAAGCCGCACAAGTTAATGAAAGTACCTTATTTAGACACTTTAAAGATAAGTATAGTATTTTGCAGCAACTTGTAGCCGAATATCGTCAAGATATTCAAACAGTCGGGGATAATTACCAGCTTGTTGGTGACATTGAAAAAGATATCATGAATTTTTCTGTAATCTACCAAGGTTTTATTGAACAACACTTAGCATTATTTTTGACCGGTATACGTGAATCACAGAAATTACCTGAACTAAAAAAAGTGATTAAAAGATTACTTGATTTAATCAGAAATATTCTAGAAGAAAAATTTGCGCAAATGCAAAATAATGGCGAAATTGCCCAGGACATTGACTTGAAAGTGGAAATTGATAATCTAATTCTACTTAACTTGGGTCAAGCCATTATGCAACATTCCTTTCCAGATTCGCTTTTTCAAATTCAACCACAGGAATTTGTACAAAACAACATTCGGACTTACGCAGACCATTTAAAACCAAAGAATTGA